ATAGCTTATTTGTCCCCGATCAGCTTCGGCAATACCAGTTTCAGTTAGAGGAACCGGTGCAATCTATTGAAAAACTGCGCTATGAAAAAGTGAAGAACCCATAAAAGGAACTTTGTCGCCGGATGGAAAAAGGGTGATTATGGAAAATTATAAAAAGGACAACGGGTGAAATTAGATGCCATTTATCCGGATGGGCGAAGAGTAGAAGTCAGTAAGAGCCCTTGCTTCATTGATCCGGTCTCGTATGAATTATAAAAGGACGACCTGTTGAGAGTCGCCCTTTTAGTTTAAATTTATTTAAGTGTTTTACAAACCCAATATTTGTTTATCCTTAGGATATTTCACCTTAAAGACAGTCGCTTTTTTGCTGTTTCACCTGCAGGAATCTGCAATTTCCATTTGACTTCTCCGGTTTCGGTATTGTGTTCCCCACCACTCAACTCTTCCACTTTCACTTCAATATCTTTTTGCATGGTGAGCGGAATTTGATCATAAAGCAGGATACTGATCGCCTCTTTTTTTCCATTTTTTATACTGATATCATAAGAAAGAGAGCGTTCCTTATTTCCACCAAATAATTTAGAGCCACTCAAATCCTTTAACTTCTCACGTTTAACCACGATTCGTTTATCGCGACCCAATGAAATTTCTAGTGTATCATTGGTTTCTGCAGGATTGACAAATGACTCTCCAACATAAGCTCCGTCAAAGTAAATATTGGCTCCTCCGGCGGTCAGACTTAATTCTTCCCATCCGGTGATGCGTGCAGTTAAAAATGCATCTGCATCCAACTTTGGAAGGACAATCTAATTGTAGTCCGCTTTTAATGAATGCTTTTGAATTTCTACCTGATAATCCTGGCCATCAGAAGGGATAGAGTAGGGCTGTTGAATCTCAAAGCTGGAAGAAAGTTGATTTTCACTCATAATAACGGAAACATTCTTCATATCCTGCTGATCCTGTTCCATGGAGCATTACTGCACCTTCAGCAACAGCAGGTGCAGAAGGCATATCCATTCGTTTTGATTTCTCCTGAACAGAATACATTGGACGAGGTTGGTAAAAGTTGAGATACCATGGATTTAAAAAGGGGCGCTCGCTTCCTATTGCAGGATTCCCTGTGCTTAAACTTAACCGTACCTGATTCCAATCCTCACCTGAACTTTGATTTACTTTCGCTTTGTAGACCAGTTCAACAGGACTGTTTACATCTTTAACTTTAATGTCATAAATGCATACCAGGTGACATTGGAGTTAATGACATAACTGAAATCAAAGAAGACATGGTTCGCGAACGTGCATCTACCTTCACAATAATATTTCCGGTGGGCTGCTGCTGCTCTGACGAAGCACATTCAGTTGTTGCTGTATTTTTCCCGATCTGTTCGTTCAGCTTCTTTTCTTTAAGTTGAGTCATCAGCTGATCTTCCTTTAATTCGCCCATCTTCTTAATGAAGTAATCAACTACCGGCTCCAGTTCATCCACGAGTACCCGTTGTTAGCACCTCAATTGATTTATTCGCCTGGAGAAGGGCTTGCGTTTGGACAGGACAACGATTTTATTTTTACCTGTTGCAGTCGAAGACTTAATGAATCAGGTCTTGTTCAAGAAATGAAATTTCCTTGGATTTTTCTTTTCTACAGAATAATTTTGCTGAAACTGAGCACCAGAATAGTGGCATCCCCGGTTACTTTTAAGCTAGCACTTTCGGATTTATATACGGTGGAAGTCCGTCGAGGGGACGACTTCACGGAATCCGGGATTCAGGGTTGCTTTGGCTGTTCTGGTGACCGTGCACCATTTGAAAGATTTTTACCTTCCTTGATTTCTGAAGTGCCCACCCATACAGGATCCTGAGCTTTTACACAGACATGGCAGCAACAGCGTTGCGGGCATGAAACGAATGATGATCTTCATATTGTTGACGAAATTAATTGTTTAACAGTAGGGCGGAAAATTATTAAAAATTCCGTAATGATTGGATTGTTTTAATCTGTTCTTCATGCTAAATCTTTCCAATGTTCAATTTGAGCAATACTTTCAAGATGATTCTGCTTAAATTACACTATTTTTTTGTGAGATGTTTTTACGCAGACTTACCCTATTCAATTTTAAAATTACGATGGGGGCGAATTTAGTTTCAGCAGAAGGAGCCCAATGGTTTACCGGTCAAAACGGCAGCGGTAAGACCAATATCCTCGATGCGATCCATTATCTCTGTTTGTGCAAAGAGCTATTTCAATTCGGAGATGCCTTTCCATGAAGCATCTTCAATCGTTCTTCCAATCAACGGAACGCAGATTAGGCGGAAAAACGAAAGAAATATTGGTGCTGGTCAAAACAGACAAAAAAAGAGCATTAAAAGGAATCAAAAGGAGTATTCCCGACTGGGAGAACATGTTGGATTATTACCTTTGGTTATGGGCGCAGTTGACGGAGCTCATCAGTAGGGGAAGTGAAGAGAGAAAATTAATGGACAGTATTATTGCCAATATAATCATCCATATCTGGATGATCTGATGTGGCTTACAATCATTCGTGCACAACAACAGAATGCTGCCCTTCTCAAGCAAACTGCAAGGGAGGCTTTAACTGATGCCTCTCTTTGTAAGTCTGGGATAAAGAACTGGCAGTGTGTGGTGAAAAAATTTATCTTGTCAGGGAAAGATTTTGTGGAGCATTTTCACCCTTATTTCAGGGAATCCTATGCCTACCAACAATAGCGAAGAAGCAGGATTGAAATAATTTGTAGTCTTGAACATGAAAATCTTCAATCCCAATTAAACAAAACGCTAAAAAGATCTAATTCTACAATATACTACTGCAGGAATTCATAAGGATGATCTGACACTCACTTTAAATGGTCATCCTGCAAAACGTATCGGATCTCAGGGACAGCAAAATCAGTTATCCTTGCCTTAAAACTTGCACAATTCAAAGTCATTAAAAGAAACGGCGTGGGTTAAAACCTATACTCCTGCTGGA
The sequence above is drawn from the Bacteroidota bacterium genome and encodes:
- a CDS encoding DUF4139 domain-containing protein; translation: MDADAFLTARITGWEELSLTAGGANIYFDGAYVGESFVNPAETNDTLEISLGRDKRIVVKREKLKDLSGSKLFGGNKERSLSYDISIKNGKKEAISILLYDQIPLTMQKDIEVKVEELSGGEHNTETGEVKWKLQIPAGETAKKRLSLR
- a CDS encoding DUF4139 domain-containing protein; the encoded protein is MVCIYDIKVKDVNSPVELVYKAKVNQSSGEDWNQVRLSLSTGNPAIGSERPFLNPWYLNFYQPRPMYSVQEKSKRMDMPSAPAVAEGAVMLHGTGSAGYEECFRYYE